The nucleotide sequence ATTCAAAGTAAAATTGGACAGGGTACGAAGGTAATCGTTACCATTCCCTGTATTATGGAAGAAGAGGCAGAACCTGTACATGCCTAATATATTATGTAATTGATAATAGAATGAGAACTTTAAGAGTCTTAACGATAGATGATCATGAAATGATCACTACTGGATATAAATATCTTTTGGAAGCTGCCGAATTTGAAGAATTTCAGATAAAAGTAGAAACAGCCAATACTTTCGAAACCGGAAAGCAAAAAATAGAGGATTCGGCCAGATCTTTTAAATATGACCTATTGTTGTTGGATGTACAATTAACGGAGACCCATTTGGAGGAACCATATTCCGGTGAGGACTTGGGAATTTTCGCAAGAAAAATTATTCCGGATACCAAAATTGTCTTTATGTCCTCATTTAGTGATAATTATAGAATAAACAGCATTCTAAAAAATGTGAACCCCGATGGTTATATGGTAAAATCGGAAGTGGACGAAAAATCGCTGATTGCCATGGTAAAAGGCGTAATCAATTCCCCCCCTTACTATAGTCAAAAAGCATTGGTGGCCATTAGAAAAAAAGTCTCCAATGACCTATTATTGGACGATAATGACAAAAAAATACTCTATCACGTTTCAATTGGAACAAGGACAAAGGATATGGTCGATTTTATAAACCTGTCCCTAGCTGGAATAGAAAATAGAAAAAGACAGCTTAAGGTAATTTTTGGAGTAGAAAAACAGAACGATTTGGCTCTGGTCCATGAGGCTAGAAACAGAGGATTTCTTTAATCCAATCCTTGCCATTTCTCACACTTTTGAGGTGCTTTCCGACTCGAATACCCATAATTCCCAAAAAATATTGTCAGACACCTTTATTACCCTCCATTTAAGACGTTCCGAATGCCTCTTTACCGTTTAACGTCTACTTTTTCGACGAATACACCCTATTTGAATGAAAACCTTAGTTTTTCTAAGGTTTTTATCGAATTAAGGACAAAGCATTAGCCTAATTTTGACATAAGTTTTTTAATTAATTAGTATATAGGATGTCGAAATCGGGAAACGAATTTTTCAATAATCCAAAAATCGGAACACAGAGCACCGACCATATTGTTGGTTTAGAGGTTTTTAGAAAAGGTTTGGAAAAGCATTTTTTTGCGGAGGTTAGTATTGGTAATTATGGCTTAAAAGAAGAATCCGCCAATTTGATCATAGATATTAAGTGCAACCTTAGTCTGGACGAAGCTTTGTTTTACATCAACAAACCATCAACTTGCAGCGGTCGCCCTAAAAATTCCGGTGAAGAAAAGACAATA is from Arenibacter algicola and encodes:
- a CDS encoding response regulator, with product MRTLRVLTIDDHEMITTGYKYLLEAAEFEEFQIKVETANTFETGKQKIEDSARSFKYDLLLLDVQLTETHLEEPYSGEDLGIFARKIIPDTKIVFMSSFSDNYRINSILKNVNPDGYMVKSEVDEKSLIAMVKGVINSPPYYSQKALVAIRKKVSNDLLLDDNDKKILYHVSIGTRTKDMVDFINLSLAGIENRKRQLKVIFGVEKQNDLALVHEARNRGFL